Proteins encoded within one genomic window of Triticum aestivum cultivar Chinese Spring chromosome 2D, IWGSC CS RefSeq v2.1, whole genome shotgun sequence:
- the LOC123054052 gene encoding aldehyde dehydrogenase family 3 member F1 isoform X3, whose protein sequence is MGAPVAINGPIGERAITCSHSQWSTGAAEQSERVRAESMGSMAASVEEIGAAAAPQAVERRLGELRATFESGRTRPLSWRQSQLRGLLRLLADKEEEAFRALHDDLGKHRAEAYRDEVGVLTKSANAALREIGKWAAPEKVWVPLVAFPASAQVVPEPLGVVLIFSCWNFPLGLSLEPLIGAIAAGNAVALKPSELAPATARFLEENIGEYLDATAVKVIQGGPAVGEQLMEHRWDKVLFTGCPRVARVVMAAAVKHLTPVALELGGKCPCIFDAVAGRRNLQTSVNRVIFAKWSSCAGQACIAIDYVLVEERFAPTLIKLLKSTLKRFIADSDQMARIVNGRHFQRLSNLLKDPAVAASILHGGGLDAKNLRSIEPTILLNPPLDSAIMTEEIFGPLLPIITVKKIEDSIAFVRARPKPLAVYAFTDSAPLKRRIVEETSSGSVTFNDAVVQFGVDTLPFGGVGQSGFGQYHGKYSFEMFSHKKAVLRRGFLVEAMLRYPPWDEQKIAMMRHLFRYDYVRFIFTFLGLRR, encoded by the exons ATGGGCGCTCCCGTCGCGATAAATGGGCCTATCGGCGAGCGAGCCATCACTTGCTCACACTCACAGTGGAGCACTGGAGCAGCAGAACAGAGCGAGCGAGTGAGAGCAGAGAGCATGGGCTCAATGGCGGCCAGCGTGGAGGAgatcggtgcggcggcggcgccacAGGCGGTGGAGCGCCGCCTGGGCGAGCTGCGGGCGACCTTCGAGAGCGGCAGGACCCGGCCCCTGTCGTGGCGGCAGTCCCAGCTGCGCGGCCTCCTCCGGCTCCTCGccgacaaggaggaggaggcgttCCGCGCGCTCCACGACGACCTCGGCAAGCACCGCGCCGAGGCCTACAGAGACGAG GTCGGCGTGCTCACCAAGTCGGCCAACGCCGCGCTGCGGGAGATCGGGAAATGGGCGGCGCCGGAGAAG GTCTGGGTGCCGCTGGTGGCGTTCCCGGCGAGCGCGCAGGTGGTGCCGGAGCCGCTCGGGGTCGTCCTCATCTTCTCCTGCTGGAACTTCCCCTTGG GTCTGTCTCTGGAGCCGCTGATCGGGGCCATAGCGGCGGGGAACGCGGTGGCGCTGAAGCCGTCGGAGCTGGCGCCGGCCACGGCCAGGTTCCTGGAGGAGAACATAGGCGAGTACCTGGACGCCACGGCGGTGAAGGTCATCCAGGGCGGCCCCGCGGTGGGGGAGCAGCTCATGGAGCACAGATGGGACAAGGTCCTCTTCACCG GGTGCCCGCGCGTGGCGCGcgtggtgatggcggcggcggtgaagcACCTGACGCCCGTGGCGCTGGAGCTGGGCGGGAAGTGCCCCTGCATCTTCGACGCCGTTGCCGGCAGGAGGAACCTCCAGACCTCGGTGAACCGCGTGATCTTCGCCAAGTGGTCGTCCTGCGCCGGCCAGGCCTGCATCGCCATCGACTACGTGCTCGTCGAGGAGCGGTTTGCGCCCACCCTG ATCAAGTTGCTCAAGTCGACGCTGAAGAGGTTCATCGCCGACTCGGACCAGATGGCGCGGATCGTCAACGGGCGGCATTTCCAGCGTCTGAGTAACCTCCTCAAGGACCCGGCGGTGGCGGCGTCCATCCTGCACGGCGGCGGCTTGGACGCCAAGAACCT CAGGTCCATCGAGCCCACGATACTGCTGAACCCGCCGCTGGACTCCGCGATCATGACCGAGGAGATCTTCGGCCCTCTGCTCCCCATCATCACG GTGAAGAAGATCGAGGACAGCATCGCGTTCGTGAGGGCGCGGCCGAAGCCGCTGGCCGTGTACGCCTTCACCGACAGCGCGCCGCTGAAGCGGCGGATCGTGGAGGAGACGTCGTCGGGGAGCGTCACCTTCAACGACGCCGTCGTACAG TTCGGGGTGGACACGCTGCCGTTCGGGGGTGTGGGGCAGAGCGGGTTCGGGCAGTACCACGGCAAGTACTCGTTCGAGATGTTCAGCCACAAGAAGGCGGTGCTGCGGCGGGGCTTCCTGGTGGAGGCCATGCTGAGGTACCCGCCGTGGGACGAGCAGAAGATCGCCATGATGCGCCACCTCTTCCGCTACGACTACGTCCGCTTCATCTTCACCTTCCTCGGCCTGCGGAGATGA
- the LOC123054052 gene encoding aldehyde dehydrogenase family 3 member F1 isoform X2, whose product MGAPVAINGPIGERAITCSHSQWSTGAAEQSERVRAESMGSMAASVEEIGAAAAPQAVERRLGELRATFESGRTRPLSWRQSQLRGLLRLLADKEEEAFRALHDDLGKHRAEAYRDEVGVLTKSANAALREIGKWAAPEKASSTHYLVTLQRILFVRLAHQLLLEPNSAVSWMGAQVWVPLVAFPASAQVVPEPLGVVLIFSCWNFPLGLSLEPLIGAIAAGNAVALKPSELAPATARFLEENIGEYLDATAVKVIQGGPAVGEQLMEHRWDKVLFTGCPRVARVVMAAAVKHLTPVALELGGKCPCIFDAVAGRRNLQTSVNRVIFAKWSSCAGQACIAIDYVLVEERFAPTLIKLLKSTLKRFIADSDQMARIVNGRHFQRLSNLLKDPAVAASILHGGGLDAKNLSIEPTILLNPPLDSAIMTEEIFGPLLPIITVKKIEDSIAFVRARPKPLAVYAFTDSAPLKRRIVEETSSGSVTFNDAVVQFGVDTLPFGGVGQSGFGQYHGKYSFEMFSHKKAVLRRGFLVEAMLRYPPWDEQKIAMMRHLFRYDYVRFIFTFLGLRR is encoded by the exons ATGGGCGCTCCCGTCGCGATAAATGGGCCTATCGGCGAGCGAGCCATCACTTGCTCACACTCACAGTGGAGCACTGGAGCAGCAGAACAGAGCGAGCGAGTGAGAGCAGAGAGCATGGGCTCAATGGCGGCCAGCGTGGAGGAgatcggtgcggcggcggcgccacAGGCGGTGGAGCGCCGCCTGGGCGAGCTGCGGGCGACCTTCGAGAGCGGCAGGACCCGGCCCCTGTCGTGGCGGCAGTCCCAGCTGCGCGGCCTCCTCCGGCTCCTCGccgacaaggaggaggaggcgttCCGCGCGCTCCACGACGACCTCGGCAAGCACCGCGCCGAGGCCTACAGAGACGAG GTCGGCGTGCTCACCAAGTCGGCCAACGCCGCGCTGCGGGAGATCGGGAAATGGGCGGCGCCGGAGAAGGCAAGCTCGACTCACTATTTGGTCACTCTGCAACGCATACTGTTCGTTCGCCTCGCACACCAGCTGCTTTTGGAGCCTAACTCCGCCGTGTCATGGATGGGGGCGCAGGTCTGGGTGCCGCTGGTGGCGTTCCCGGCGAGCGCGCAGGTGGTGCCGGAGCCGCTCGGGGTCGTCCTCATCTTCTCCTGCTGGAACTTCCCCTTGG GTCTGTCTCTGGAGCCGCTGATCGGGGCCATAGCGGCGGGGAACGCGGTGGCGCTGAAGCCGTCGGAGCTGGCGCCGGCCACGGCCAGGTTCCTGGAGGAGAACATAGGCGAGTACCTGGACGCCACGGCGGTGAAGGTCATCCAGGGCGGCCCCGCGGTGGGGGAGCAGCTCATGGAGCACAGATGGGACAAGGTCCTCTTCACCG GGTGCCCGCGCGTGGCGCGcgtggtgatggcggcggcggtgaagcACCTGACGCCCGTGGCGCTGGAGCTGGGCGGGAAGTGCCCCTGCATCTTCGACGCCGTTGCCGGCAGGAGGAACCTCCAGACCTCGGTGAACCGCGTGATCTTCGCCAAGTGGTCGTCCTGCGCCGGCCAGGCCTGCATCGCCATCGACTACGTGCTCGTCGAGGAGCGGTTTGCGCCCACCCTG ATCAAGTTGCTCAAGTCGACGCTGAAGAGGTTCATCGCCGACTCGGACCAGATGGCGCGGATCGTCAACGGGCGGCATTTCCAGCGTCTGAGTAACCTCCTCAAGGACCCGGCGGTGGCGGCGTCCATCCTGCACGGCGGCGGCTTGGACGCCAAGAACCT GTCCATCGAGCCCACGATACTGCTGAACCCGCCGCTGGACTCCGCGATCATGACCGAGGAGATCTTCGGCCCTCTGCTCCCCATCATCACG GTGAAGAAGATCGAGGACAGCATCGCGTTCGTGAGGGCGCGGCCGAAGCCGCTGGCCGTGTACGCCTTCACCGACAGCGCGCCGCTGAAGCGGCGGATCGTGGAGGAGACGTCGTCGGGGAGCGTCACCTTCAACGACGCCGTCGTACAG TTCGGGGTGGACACGCTGCCGTTCGGGGGTGTGGGGCAGAGCGGGTTCGGGCAGTACCACGGCAAGTACTCGTTCGAGATGTTCAGCCACAAGAAGGCGGTGCTGCGGCGGGGCTTCCTGGTGGAGGCCATGCTGAGGTACCCGCCGTGGGACGAGCAGAAGATCGCCATGATGCGCCACCTCTTCCGCTACGACTACGTCCGCTTCATCTTCACCTTCCTCGGCCTGCGGAGATGA
- the LOC123054052 gene encoding aldehyde dehydrogenase family 3 member F1 isoform X1 → MGAPVAINGPIGERAITCSHSQWSTGAAEQSERVRAESMGSMAASVEEIGAAAAPQAVERRLGELRATFESGRTRPLSWRQSQLRGLLRLLADKEEEAFRALHDDLGKHRAEAYRDEVGVLTKSANAALREIGKWAAPEKASSTHYLVTLQRILFVRLAHQLLLEPNSAVSWMGAQVWVPLVAFPASAQVVPEPLGVVLIFSCWNFPLGLSLEPLIGAIAAGNAVALKPSELAPATARFLEENIGEYLDATAVKVIQGGPAVGEQLMEHRWDKVLFTGCPRVARVVMAAAVKHLTPVALELGGKCPCIFDAVAGRRNLQTSVNRVIFAKWSSCAGQACIAIDYVLVEERFAPTLIKLLKSTLKRFIADSDQMARIVNGRHFQRLSNLLKDPAVAASILHGGGLDAKNLRSIEPTILLNPPLDSAIMTEEIFGPLLPIITVKKIEDSIAFVRARPKPLAVYAFTDSAPLKRRIVEETSSGSVTFNDAVVQFGVDTLPFGGVGQSGFGQYHGKYSFEMFSHKKAVLRRGFLVEAMLRYPPWDEQKIAMMRHLFRYDYVRFIFTFLGLRR, encoded by the exons ATGGGCGCTCCCGTCGCGATAAATGGGCCTATCGGCGAGCGAGCCATCACTTGCTCACACTCACAGTGGAGCACTGGAGCAGCAGAACAGAGCGAGCGAGTGAGAGCAGAGAGCATGGGCTCAATGGCGGCCAGCGTGGAGGAgatcggtgcggcggcggcgccacAGGCGGTGGAGCGCCGCCTGGGCGAGCTGCGGGCGACCTTCGAGAGCGGCAGGACCCGGCCCCTGTCGTGGCGGCAGTCCCAGCTGCGCGGCCTCCTCCGGCTCCTCGccgacaaggaggaggaggcgttCCGCGCGCTCCACGACGACCTCGGCAAGCACCGCGCCGAGGCCTACAGAGACGAG GTCGGCGTGCTCACCAAGTCGGCCAACGCCGCGCTGCGGGAGATCGGGAAATGGGCGGCGCCGGAGAAGGCAAGCTCGACTCACTATTTGGTCACTCTGCAACGCATACTGTTCGTTCGCCTCGCACACCAGCTGCTTTTGGAGCCTAACTCCGCCGTGTCATGGATGGGGGCGCAGGTCTGGGTGCCGCTGGTGGCGTTCCCGGCGAGCGCGCAGGTGGTGCCGGAGCCGCTCGGGGTCGTCCTCATCTTCTCCTGCTGGAACTTCCCCTTGG GTCTGTCTCTGGAGCCGCTGATCGGGGCCATAGCGGCGGGGAACGCGGTGGCGCTGAAGCCGTCGGAGCTGGCGCCGGCCACGGCCAGGTTCCTGGAGGAGAACATAGGCGAGTACCTGGACGCCACGGCGGTGAAGGTCATCCAGGGCGGCCCCGCGGTGGGGGAGCAGCTCATGGAGCACAGATGGGACAAGGTCCTCTTCACCG GGTGCCCGCGCGTGGCGCGcgtggtgatggcggcggcggtgaagcACCTGACGCCCGTGGCGCTGGAGCTGGGCGGGAAGTGCCCCTGCATCTTCGACGCCGTTGCCGGCAGGAGGAACCTCCAGACCTCGGTGAACCGCGTGATCTTCGCCAAGTGGTCGTCCTGCGCCGGCCAGGCCTGCATCGCCATCGACTACGTGCTCGTCGAGGAGCGGTTTGCGCCCACCCTG ATCAAGTTGCTCAAGTCGACGCTGAAGAGGTTCATCGCCGACTCGGACCAGATGGCGCGGATCGTCAACGGGCGGCATTTCCAGCGTCTGAGTAACCTCCTCAAGGACCCGGCGGTGGCGGCGTCCATCCTGCACGGCGGCGGCTTGGACGCCAAGAACCT CAGGTCCATCGAGCCCACGATACTGCTGAACCCGCCGCTGGACTCCGCGATCATGACCGAGGAGATCTTCGGCCCTCTGCTCCCCATCATCACG GTGAAGAAGATCGAGGACAGCATCGCGTTCGTGAGGGCGCGGCCGAAGCCGCTGGCCGTGTACGCCTTCACCGACAGCGCGCCGCTGAAGCGGCGGATCGTGGAGGAGACGTCGTCGGGGAGCGTCACCTTCAACGACGCCGTCGTACAG TTCGGGGTGGACACGCTGCCGTTCGGGGGTGTGGGGCAGAGCGGGTTCGGGCAGTACCACGGCAAGTACTCGTTCGAGATGTTCAGCCACAAGAAGGCGGTGCTGCGGCGGGGCTTCCTGGTGGAGGCCATGCTGAGGTACCCGCCGTGGGACGAGCAGAAGATCGCCATGATGCGCCACCTCTTCCGCTACGACTACGTCCGCTTCATCTTCACCTTCCTCGGCCTGCGGAGATGA
- the LOC123054052 gene encoding aldehyde dehydrogenase family 3 member F1 isoform X4 has protein sequence MGAPVAINGPIGERAITCSHSQWSTGAAEQSERVRAESMGSMAASVEEIGAAAAPQAVERRLGELRATFESGRTRPLSWRQSQLRGLLRLLADKEEEAFRALHDDLGKHRAEAYRDEVGVLTKSANAALREIGKWAAPEKVWVPLVAFPASAQVVPEPLGVVLIFSCWNFPLGLSLEPLIGAIAAGNAVALKPSELAPATARFLEENIGEYLDATAVKVIQGGPAVGEQLMEHRWDKVLFTGCPRVARVVMAAAVKHLTPVALELGGKCPCIFDAVAGRRNLQTSVNRVIFAKWSSCAGQACIAIDYVLVEERFAPTLIKLLKSTLKRFIADSDQMARIVNGRHFQRLSNLLKDPAVAASILHGGGLDAKNLSIEPTILLNPPLDSAIMTEEIFGPLLPIITVKKIEDSIAFVRARPKPLAVYAFTDSAPLKRRIVEETSSGSVTFNDAVVQFGVDTLPFGGVGQSGFGQYHGKYSFEMFSHKKAVLRRGFLVEAMLRYPPWDEQKIAMMRHLFRYDYVRFIFTFLGLRR, from the exons ATGGGCGCTCCCGTCGCGATAAATGGGCCTATCGGCGAGCGAGCCATCACTTGCTCACACTCACAGTGGAGCACTGGAGCAGCAGAACAGAGCGAGCGAGTGAGAGCAGAGAGCATGGGCTCAATGGCGGCCAGCGTGGAGGAgatcggtgcggcggcggcgccacAGGCGGTGGAGCGCCGCCTGGGCGAGCTGCGGGCGACCTTCGAGAGCGGCAGGACCCGGCCCCTGTCGTGGCGGCAGTCCCAGCTGCGCGGCCTCCTCCGGCTCCTCGccgacaaggaggaggaggcgttCCGCGCGCTCCACGACGACCTCGGCAAGCACCGCGCCGAGGCCTACAGAGACGAG GTCGGCGTGCTCACCAAGTCGGCCAACGCCGCGCTGCGGGAGATCGGGAAATGGGCGGCGCCGGAGAAG GTCTGGGTGCCGCTGGTGGCGTTCCCGGCGAGCGCGCAGGTGGTGCCGGAGCCGCTCGGGGTCGTCCTCATCTTCTCCTGCTGGAACTTCCCCTTGG GTCTGTCTCTGGAGCCGCTGATCGGGGCCATAGCGGCGGGGAACGCGGTGGCGCTGAAGCCGTCGGAGCTGGCGCCGGCCACGGCCAGGTTCCTGGAGGAGAACATAGGCGAGTACCTGGACGCCACGGCGGTGAAGGTCATCCAGGGCGGCCCCGCGGTGGGGGAGCAGCTCATGGAGCACAGATGGGACAAGGTCCTCTTCACCG GGTGCCCGCGCGTGGCGCGcgtggtgatggcggcggcggtgaagcACCTGACGCCCGTGGCGCTGGAGCTGGGCGGGAAGTGCCCCTGCATCTTCGACGCCGTTGCCGGCAGGAGGAACCTCCAGACCTCGGTGAACCGCGTGATCTTCGCCAAGTGGTCGTCCTGCGCCGGCCAGGCCTGCATCGCCATCGACTACGTGCTCGTCGAGGAGCGGTTTGCGCCCACCCTG ATCAAGTTGCTCAAGTCGACGCTGAAGAGGTTCATCGCCGACTCGGACCAGATGGCGCGGATCGTCAACGGGCGGCATTTCCAGCGTCTGAGTAACCTCCTCAAGGACCCGGCGGTGGCGGCGTCCATCCTGCACGGCGGCGGCTTGGACGCCAAGAACCT GTCCATCGAGCCCACGATACTGCTGAACCCGCCGCTGGACTCCGCGATCATGACCGAGGAGATCTTCGGCCCTCTGCTCCCCATCATCACG GTGAAGAAGATCGAGGACAGCATCGCGTTCGTGAGGGCGCGGCCGAAGCCGCTGGCCGTGTACGCCTTCACCGACAGCGCGCCGCTGAAGCGGCGGATCGTGGAGGAGACGTCGTCGGGGAGCGTCACCTTCAACGACGCCGTCGTACAG TTCGGGGTGGACACGCTGCCGTTCGGGGGTGTGGGGCAGAGCGGGTTCGGGCAGTACCACGGCAAGTACTCGTTCGAGATGTTCAGCCACAAGAAGGCGGTGCTGCGGCGGGGCTTCCTGGTGGAGGCCATGCTGAGGTACCCGCCGTGGGACGAGCAGAAGATCGCCATGATGCGCCACCTCTTCCGCTACGACTACGTCCGCTTCATCTTCACCTTCCTCGGCCTGCGGAGATGA